The genomic window AAACGTTTCGCTTATTGATTTCACAAACTGTGGGACGTCTTCAACTGTGAAATAAAAATCAACTTTAAAACGATTTTTTTTAATTTTTTTTAACTTTAAAACGCCTTTTCTAATTGGGAAATAGCCCGTGCTTTCTCTTGAACAGAAACATATTCGACCAAATATAGCATCCACCTCTGCTAGAGATTCATCTTTTAAAACCATGTTTTGATCCAGTTCACCTATGTTTAAATAAATCACCTCATAATAACCACTATCTGCAGTTCCTTGAATTTCGTCGCGCTCATACTTAAACATTAATAAGCTTGATTTGCTTTCTTCCAAAGTGATATATGAATTATTGAATTTATCGTGTTCAATTTTTGCACTTTTATTGTCTAAAATTTCTAAAGAACAGTCCCCGTTTTCTGGACAATTATTAAAAAATTGAACCGAGGAGTTTGATGTGTCAGTGGGCTTATTTGTTGATTTACAACCAACTAATAATAAAAGAACAAACATCAACTTTTTATGTGAATAAAGCATTTTAAGCATAAACTATAATTGTAATCTGGAAATATAGTGATATTTTTGTAAGAACCAATTAATTAACTTTTATGAAAACAAATTACACAACTCGTTTGTCGATCCTTTTATTTTTTATCTTTTCATTAAATTCATTTGCGCAAAAAGATCGTTCATTTTGGATTCAGACTTCAAAAGAAAACACTTCTAAAAAGGAACTTAAACTCCGAAAAACCAATCCTGAAAAAGCACAGTATTTCAATTTAAATATTGATGCATTAAAGAACCATTTAACAGATGCTCCACAAAGAAATAGCACGGAAAATACCTCCGAAAAGCTTGTGGACTTTCCAACTGCAAATGATTCTTTCGAAACTTTTAGTGTTATGGAAGCTTCTGTTTTAGAGAAGCCGCTACAAGATAAATACCCCAACATAAAAACTTATGTCGGAAAAAGTATTTCAAACCCTTCGAATACCATTCGGTTCAGTATCACAGCACAAGGGCTTCATAGTATGTCTTTCAAAGCGGGTTCTGGCACGGAGTTTATTGACCCATACACCAAAGATTCAGAGGCATATATTGTTTATTCTAAAAAAGATTTACCTGTTTTGGATGAACCATGGATTTGTGAATTTGATGATGATACAGCAACAAATACACAACAGCGAAATGCAGCTAATATGAGTTACTTCAATGCGAATGATGGGATGATGCGTGATTTTAGATTGGCATTGGCCTGTACTGTTGAATACGCTCAATTTCAATGGACTGCTGCCGGATTATTGGCATCAGACACTGAAGCTAACAAAAAAGCGGCCGTACTGGCGGCTATGGTAGTTACCATTAACAGAAATAATTTTATTTACGAAAGAGATTTATCAGTCACCATGACCATTGTTGCCAATAACGAAAGTGTTATTTTCATTGATTCAGATAATTTTTCAAATAGCAGTGCTGGTGCATTAATAAGTGAAAGTCAAACCGTAATTGATGCTAACATAGGTTCTGCTAACTATGACATTGGCCACACCTTTTCTACAGGTGGTGGTGGTCTGGCCTCTCTGAACTCTCCTTGTACTGGATCCAAAGCAAGAGGAATTACTGGATCTCCGAACCCTGTTGGAGATCCTTATGATGTGGATTATGTCGCTCATGAAATTGGACATCAATTTGGTGCGCCGCACACATTCAATGGAAATTCTGGTAACTGTGCAGGAAACAGAACAGCTTCTAATGCTTATGAACCAGGAAGTGGATCAACAATTATGGCTTATGCTGGGATTTGCGCACCGCAAAATATTCAATCCAATAGCGATGCTTATTTTCATCAAAAAAGTTTGCAAATGATGTGGGATAATATCTCTACTGGAAATAGCAACTGTGCGACACAAACGGCTACAGGAAATGCTGCACCAACGTCTAATGCTGGTAACGATTACAACATTCCTGCCTCTACTCCTTACAAATTAACGGGTACTTCGACGGATACGGACGGAATTACAACACACACCTACACTTGGGAACAATACGACTTAGGTCCTTCTGGTTTGCCTGTAGAATCAAACACCTCTGGACCACTGGTTCGCTCATATGAAGGGACAAACGACACAAGCAGATACATTCCAAGAATGTCAGACATCCTTGCAAATGGAGGCGTATCTACTGAGTGGGAAAAATTGGCTTCTGTAAATCGTGACCTAAATTTTAAACTCACCGTCAGAGATAATGACATCAGTGGAGGGCAGACAGCAACAGCCCAGATGACCGCTACGGTAGTCTCAGCTGCTGGCCCATTTGTGGTGACCTCTCAAAATGTCAATGGTCAATCTTTGGTCGCTGGTGCAACAGAAACAATCACATGGAGTGTAGCTGGCACTACAGCAAATGGAGTAAATGAAGCCAATGTGGATATTTTATTATCTACAGACGGACTCAACTACGATACCGTTTTGGCGGCTAATGTCCCAAACGATGGAAGTCATAACATTACTGTTCCAAATGTGGCTTCAGATAGCTGCCGCATAATGGTAGCAGCATCTGATAATATTTTCTTTAACATCAACACGCAAAACATCACTATTGGCCTACAAGAAAGCTGTAATACCTACGCTTCTGAGACCTCTTTAAACTTAGCCATACCAGATGGCATAGCTGCTAATGCTCCTGGCGAACCTCTTGTTGTGGGTGTAAATGTTACTGAAGTTGCTACAATTTCAGATGTAAACTTTAATATTGACATTTCACACGATTACTTAGACGATCTTGTTATAGTTGTACAACATCCAGATGGAACACAGGCAGTTGTGTACAATAGAAATTGTGGAAGCGAAATAGATTTAGATATTACTTTTGATGATGAGGCATCAACAGCAATAGCATGTGCAAATCCTACAATTGGCACTTATAAGTCAAATTTAAATTCTTTATCTAATTTTAATGGGAAAGACACTGCTGGAGTCTGGTACATTGCTGTTTTAGACTATTACAGTGGAGATCCCGGAATCTTAAACGATTATACTTTAGAAATTTGTTCATCTTCACCTTTATCAATAGAAGAAAATAAACTGAGTGATTTACGTGTTTTTCC from Formosa sp. Hel1_33_131 includes these protein-coding regions:
- a CDS encoding zinc-dependent metalloprotease yields the protein MKTNYTTRLSILLFFIFSLNSFAQKDRSFWIQTSKENTSKKELKLRKTNPEKAQYFNLNIDALKNHLTDAPQRNSTENTSEKLVDFPTANDSFETFSVMEASVLEKPLQDKYPNIKTYVGKSISNPSNTIRFSITAQGLHSMSFKAGSGTEFIDPYTKDSEAYIVYSKKDLPVLDEPWICEFDDDTATNTQQRNAANMSYFNANDGMMRDFRLALACTVEYAQFQWTAAGLLASDTEANKKAAVLAAMVVTINRNNFIYERDLSVTMTIVANNESVIFIDSDNFSNSSAGALISESQTVIDANIGSANYDIGHTFSTGGGGLASLNSPCTGSKARGITGSPNPVGDPYDVDYVAHEIGHQFGAPHTFNGNSGNCAGNRTASNAYEPGSGSTIMAYAGICAPQNIQSNSDAYFHQKSLQMMWDNISTGNSNCATQTATGNAAPTSNAGNDYNIPASTPYKLTGTSTDTDGITTHTYTWEQYDLGPSGLPVESNTSGPLVRSYEGTNDTSRYIPRMSDILANGGVSTEWEKLASVNRDLNFKLTVRDNDISGGQTATAQMTATVVSAAGPFVVTSQNVNGQSLVAGATETITWSVAGTTANGVNEANVDILLSTDGLNYDTVLAANVPNDGSHNITVPNVASDSCRIMVAASDNIFFNINTQNITIGLQESCNTYASETSLNLAIPDGIAANAPGEPLVVGVNVTEVATISDVNFNIDISHDYLDDLVIVVQHPDGTQAVVYNRNCGSEIDLDITFDDEASTAIACANPTIGTYKSNLNSLSNFNGKDTAGVWYIAVLDYYSGDPGILNDYTLEICSSSPLSIEENKLSDLRVFPNPNNGSFTVGFDPKSGQNISVQVYDIRGRLMYTNTYNSVNRFEEVINLNNAQSGVYLLQISDGSQKVTKKIIVN